A genomic segment from Garra rufa chromosome 5, GarRuf1.0, whole genome shotgun sequence encodes:
- the hint2 gene encoding histidine triad nucleotide-binding protein 2, mitochondrial, translating into MEYGRCLSLNSAMTARSILLSRQILPFGHHLRRVLPVKTFCSSTRDEVRLAKEASKKYGKPEPTIFSKIIDKTIPAAIIYEDDKCLAFRDVNPQAPVHFLVIPRIPIPRISEAHDDDASLLGHLLIVAKNVAKKEGLDEGYRVVINDGKNGAQSVYHLHIHVLGGRQMKWPPG; encoded by the exons ATGGAATATGGACGCTGTTTGTCCTTAAACAGTGCAATGACAGCCCGCAGTATTTTACTAAGTCGGCAGATTTTGCCTTTTGGCCATCATTTACGGCGTGTCTTACCTGTGAAG ACTTTCTGCTCTTCCACGCGCGATGAGGTTCGCTTGGCAAAGGAGGCCAGCAAGAAATACGGAAAACCTGAACCCActattttttctaaaataattgaCAAAACTATCCCTGCAGCTATCATTTATGAGGATGACAAG TGTCTAGCTTTCAGAGATGTAAATCCTCAGGCTCCTGTGCATTTCCTGGTCATTCCAAGGATTCCTATTCCCAGGATCAGTGAAGCACACGATGATGATGCATCG CTCCTGGGTCATCTTTTGATAGTGGCCAAAAACGTAGCAAAGAAAGAAGGCCTGGATGAAGGATACAGAGTTG TCATAAACGATGGAAAAAATGGGGCACAGTCCGTGTATCACCTTCACATTCATGTTCTCGGAGGACGGCAAATGAAATGGCCTCCAGGATAG